A single genomic interval of Legionella israelensis harbors:
- the dnaJ gene encoding molecular chaperone DnaJ: MEHQDYYELLGVSRSADDSEIKKAYRKLAMKYHPDRNPNDKTAEDRFKEIQRAYDVLSDPQKRAAYDQFGHAGVDSSMGGGFGGGHGGFGGFGDVFEDIFENIFSGGRSGTRQSRGQRGADLQYNVQLTLEEAATGKEIEINIPRHGTCKTCNGSGAKKGTKPVECDTCNGIGQVRIQQGFFSIQQTCPSCHGEGKIIVDRCPDCHGQGRVRESKNLTVKIPAGVDNGDRVRLSGEGEAGVHGGGAGDLYIQVTVKPHPIFERQDNHLHCEVPISFATATLGGTIEVPTLQGRVSLKIPPETQTGKTFRLRGKGMASVRGYTSGDLLCKVVVETPVNLSKEQKELLNKFQETLEKGKKKHSPRSSSWFDGVKKFFEDMKF, from the coding sequence ATGGAACATCAGGATTATTATGAACTTTTGGGCGTCAGCCGTAGCGCTGACGATAGTGAAATAAAAAAAGCCTATCGTAAGTTGGCTATGAAGTACCATCCGGATCGCAATCCAAATGACAAGACTGCTGAAGATCGGTTCAAAGAAATTCAAAGAGCATATGATGTATTATCCGATCCGCAAAAACGCGCTGCTTATGACCAATTTGGGCATGCAGGCGTTGACTCCTCTATGGGCGGAGGCTTCGGAGGAGGACATGGCGGTTTTGGTGGTTTCGGTGACGTCTTTGAAGATATTTTTGAAAATATTTTTTCCGGAGGCCGCAGTGGCACACGACAATCAAGAGGTCAGCGAGGGGCTGATCTACAATATAATGTGCAATTGACCCTTGAAGAAGCTGCAACCGGTAAAGAAATTGAAATTAACATTCCTCGGCATGGAACTTGTAAAACTTGTAATGGAAGTGGCGCTAAGAAAGGAACCAAACCTGTGGAGTGCGATACCTGTAATGGGATAGGTCAGGTGCGCATTCAACAAGGCTTTTTTTCTATACAGCAAACTTGTCCAAGTTGTCATGGAGAAGGAAAAATCATTGTTGATCGATGTCCCGATTGCCATGGTCAGGGAAGGGTGCGTGAGTCAAAAAATCTTACCGTCAAGATTCCGGCAGGAGTTGATAATGGTGATCGTGTTCGCCTGAGCGGTGAAGGTGAGGCGGGTGTTCATGGTGGTGGAGCTGGAGATTTGTATATACAGGTCACAGTTAAGCCTCATCCCATTTTTGAGAGACAAGATAACCATTTACATTGTGAGGTTCCTATCAGTTTTGCTACAGCTACCTTGGGAGGCACGATCGAAGTTCCGACCCTTCAAGGCAGAGTTTCATTAAAAATACCTCCAGAGACGCAAACAGGAAAAACATTTCGTTTACGTGGTAAAGGTATGGCTTCTGTACGCGGTTATACTTCCGGTGATTTGTTGTGTAAGGTGGTTGTTGAAACGCCAGTTAATTTATCCAAAGAGCAAAAGGAACTGTTAAATAAATTTCAGGAAACCCTTGAAAAAGGTAAAAAAAAGCATTCACCTCGTAGTAGTTCATGGTTTGATGGAGTGAAAAAATTTTTTGAGGACATGAAATTTTAA